GACCGGGCCCGAAGTTGTTGATCCAAACCGCCATCCTCACCGACCGCTGGCTGATCCTCGCCGATAACGTGGACCAAAACGCGCTGTATATGAAGTCGATGCAGCTGCGGGATATTACGGTGGAGGATTATGAGAAAAGTTCATTCCATGCCATGATCCCCGATACCGGGATGAACATCAGCGGTCAATTTACAGATGCGAGTGATTTGGGGACAATCTTCCTGCCGTTGGGAAAGGATACAGCAGGAGAAAAATTCAAATCCGCGTTGATGGATGCGGCGCAGGAAGCGAAGAAATAAGTAATAATGTCAACCTAAGCACAGCGAAGAGCCTCTCCCTCTGTCGTAAAGATGCTTCGCTATCGCTCAGCACGACATGGTTGTAAAACGGGCTTGACCTTCGAAGGTCAAGCCCGTTTTACTATTTCTTCTTCGCCTCTTTGGATTCTTCCTCTTCCTTCTTCCTCATGAACTGCATCACCAATGCTGTGCCTGCACCGAGGGCGAACATGCCCATTGAGGCTGGGCTGGAAAAACGCGTCAACCCGATGAGCAGGAGGATGAATCCAACCGAGAGGGCGACCTGTACCTGCCAGACGGCCTTGTAATAAGCATCCAAAAAGAAGCGGGCGGTTCCGAATCCGAGCACGAGGAAACCGATGGCGCGGATCATAAAACCAATGATGTTCAAGACTTCTTCAAAGGTATCCATTGTTTTCTCCTTTTTACATTATATGACAATCATCCGGTCCCTACGCAGTCGTCCAAGCCCACAAGCCCCAGAAAATGATCATGACCACGCCAATTCCCATCCTCGCGGCAATCGCCCAACCCCAACCGGTCATCCAGGCTTTGGTGTTGGCGAGCGCCGTATCCCTTACTTTGAGCCTGCGCCATTCTGCAAGGAATAATGCCACGGGCGAGGCGATGATCCCCATGATCGGCGTGAAGAACAAACTGACGACGATGCCCGCCGCGAAAGACCAGAGGATCGAACTCCAAGGGATGTCCTTGTCGCGCATGTGCTTGGCAATGATGAAGTTATCCGCCACATTCCCACCGATCATCAATAGGGTAATGAGCACGAAGAGCAGCCAGCCCACCCAGGTCATATTATCGAGGGAAGCCTGAATAATGGCATAAACCAGGATGGCTAGCCACATCACGGTCAGACCGGGAAAAACGGGAATCAACAAGCCGAGCAAACCGAAAACAAGCACGGCAAAGGTAATCACTTCAAAGAAAACCTGCAAAAACAGTTCCAATGTTTTTGGATCCACTAGTCCTCTCCTTGCCAGATGAAAAGGCACCGGAAATCACACAACTCCCGATGCCTTATTTACGAATATTAACCCATTTTCGTTTTGCCGTCACGGCGTGATAACGTCGATACCGCCCATCCACGGGCGCAGGACATCCGGCACTACAATAGAACCGTCGGCCTGCTGATAATTTTCCATGACGGCGATCATCGTGCGCGGCAAACCCAAGCCAGAGCCGTTCAAAGTATGCGGGAAGCGGACTTTGCCGCCATCTGCCGGGCGGTATTTGATGTTCGAACGGCGCGCCTGAAAATCCGTATCGTTCGAGACCGATGAAACCTCGAGCCATTCGTCACAGCCGGGCGCCCATAATTCGAGGTCATAGGTGATCGTCGCGCCAAAGCCGATATCACCGGTACATAACTGTTTAACGCGATAAGGGATTTCCAACCGGGCGCAAGTCTCCTCGGCATCCTTCAGCATTTTCTGGTGCATGGCTTCGGACTCTTCCGGTTTGCAATAGACATACATCTCGACCTTGTCGAACTGATGTCCGCGCTTGATGCCGCGCACGTCGCGCCCGGCGCTCATCTTTTCGCGGCGGAAACAAGGAGTATATGCCGTGTAAAGTTTTGGCAGCTCAGCTTCGTTGAGGATTTCGTCCATGTGCAGACCGGTGAGCGGAATTTCCGCCGTCGGCACGAAGTAATAATCCTCTTCATGGTCTTTGTAGAGATTATCGGCAAACTTGGGCAATTGACCCGCGCCGTAGACCGTCGCCGTCTTGACCATGAACGGCAGATACTCTTCCTGATATCCCTGGCGGACATGCAGGTCGAGCATCCACGCAATGAGAGCGCGCTGTAATCTCGCGCCCGCTTTCTGCAGAATGTAGAATCGCGAGCCGGTTAGCTTGGTGCCGCGCTCAAAGTCGATGATGCCGAGCGCAGGCCCGAGGTCCCAGTGCGGAAGCGGTTTGAAATCGAATCTGCGCGGCTCACCGACTGTTTTGATCACGGGATTCTCGCTGTCATCCTTGCCAATGGGCGTGCGGGGATCGGGGATGTTCGGCAGGGTGGACATCAAATAATTCAGTTCGGATTCGACTCCTGTCACATCCTTATCCAACTCTGCGATCTTATCGCCCACCAGGCGCATCGCCTCGATCTTCGACTGGCGTTCTGCTTCGTCTTTCATCTTGCCGATCTCTTTCGAGACGGTGTTGCGCTCCGCTTTGAGTTGCTCCACCTGTGAGAGCAGTGACCGGCGCTTCTCATCCAATTGCAAAATGGAATCCACCCGCGCCGGGTCGTCCTGCCGGTCAGTTAGCGCTTTGCGGACGATCTCCGGGGTTTCACGAAGCAAATTGATGTCGAGCATGTTGCACCTCCGCGTGCATTAAACAAAATACGCCCCGGTCCGTTTGCAGGACGAGGGGCGTCTCGTGGTGCCACCTGCTTTCGTCATTCAATTCCGAATGACCTTGGGTTGTACTATAACGGGTACTGCCCGGCTCCTTTATGACGACAGTCTCTCCAGGAGCGACTTGGCAAAGTGGATTTCATCCTCTGGCGGGTCGCCTCGCACTGACCGGCGACTCTCTGAACCGTTGCTGAATTACTTGTCTTTGCGCTTGTCTTTATTAAAGTGCCCCCACGGGGATTCGAACCCCGGTCGTGGCCTTGAAAGGGCCGCGTCCTAGTCCACTAGACGATGGGGGCATTTCTTAAGCGGGCGGATTTTATCATCCACTTCACCCCCGGTCAAGAAAATTCAAGGATGGATTTCAGGTTTGACCCGCTGGGTCAGCACCGCCACCAAATCGATCAGACGCCGGTTGACCAGGATCCCAGCAGTTTGAACCCGCAGGCTGGGAATCAGGATGGCGGATAAAGTTGCGTTCAGTACGGGAAGAAATTCGCGCGTCCCTTCAGCGACCAGGCCGTTGAAATCGAAGCGGCCCGGCAGTTCCATCGTCCCATCGACTTCGAACATGGAAGTCGTCACGCGGACCGTGTAGTCATTCACATTGGTGAACCCCCCGCGCACCATCGCCTGCGGACCCAGGTCTTCGCGCCGCGCAAGACAAATCGCATGAATCTGTTTCTTTGTGGTGCGCACGATCTCGAAGTGATCGATCAGCTTGGTCGGCATGTGCAGACGCGCCATGCGCGCGTCGTGAATTTCGAGGATGGAATGAGTCGGATCATTCAGGAACCCCATCGCCCCATTGGACGTTACAGCGATCTTGCCCGCCACACGATAGCCCGATGTCAGGATATCGGCGAGGACAAAACGGTACGTGCGCGGTGAAGTGTCAAGAGACATGGGATCAACATTCCGCTAGGATTTGGGCATGGGCGGGCGAATCCCGCTTTGAGGCAGGGGACGAGGCGGGGTGCGTCGATTCTGAGAGGTGGGTTTCCCCGCGTTCGGATCGAGCAAAATGTTCAACCACTGGATCGCGCGTTCATCATATTCGCAGCGGCCGCAAACATCGCAGACCCAGGCTGGGAAATGGGGCACCGTGATCAATTCTCCGCCCAGCCAGGTAAAGTAGGTGACATGCCGCGGTCGAAATACGCCCGCATGGCATTCGTTACAGGGAATCAGTTCGTCGCCGGGATTGTTCATTATGATGCACCTTATTGAGATGCGGATGCGGCCGTGTGTTCAAGGACCGACCACATGGGCGGGGGCCAATAGATCAACACAGCCCTGCCCACAACATTTTCCTGGGGCAGGAGCCCCCAATCCTTCGAGTCGTTCGAGTTGTTGCGGTTATCGCCAAGCACAAAGAGAAAGCCATCCGTCACCGTCCATTCACCGGAATAGAGCGGGGCTTCGAATATGTATTCTTCGTTCAATACTTGCCCGTTGACATACACTTGATTCCCCTCCACTTTTACCTGATCGCCGGGCAGGCCTATCACGCGTTTGATCAATTCCTCTTTCGGGTTGAGCGGAAAATGAAAAACGATAATGTCGCCGCGTTCATACTCACCGAACCTGTAACTCAGTTTACTTACCAGCACGAACTCGCCGTCTTCGAGGGTGGGCCGCATGCTGTAGCCATCCACGCGGACACGCGCTGAGACCGCATTGATCCCGACAAACAGGACGACCGCCAACAGGAGCGTCTCAAGCATATCGCGGACAAATCGTTTCCAATGCGTCCCTTCCTGTGTTTGGGCGGCTTCCTCCGTCGTGACTTGTTCCAATGTTTCCAAAATACCTCCAACTGCTGTGAAAATTATACTTCCAATTTCAAGGCAGCCTCCCCCAACTTATGTCCTGTTAACGACTACCCGCCTCATTCCAGACCCGGGTCTGATCCAGTTCCCCATACCTTATCTCTGCCCGATGTTAACCCTGTTCTGCGCATTGCGCTTCCACCTGCAACGAAGTTTCAACCTCCAGCCCCCTTTGTCAGGGTGCAGGTGATTCGCGCCAATTCCGCACAAAATCGAATTGCTCTTGTGTTTCGGGGGAAGTACGCAGGAAAATATCGCGCGGACGGGTTTTATACAACACATCCAGGCGTTCCAGGGCCTGCTTTGCAGACATCCCTCTGCGTACAAAATAACACCCCACCACCGTGCCCGTCCGCCCCACTCCGCCCCAACAATGGACGTAAACCGGGCTGTTGTCTTCGATCGCAGAATCGATCGTATCCAGAATAAGTCCCATGGTCTGCGCCGAAGGGATGCTCCCATCGCGGATGCTGATGCGGTGATATTCAGTCTTACACTCGTAAATCCGCGCTTCTTCCTTCAGGATCGACTCATACGGGACAAGTTCGTGCGGCTGGGTCAGATCGATGAAGGTGCGGATTCCGCTTTCCAAAAACGAGTCGATCTTCTTTCGCGCCTCGTCCGGATTAAAGCTGCCGGGATATTCACCAGCCAGGAAGAGGTTTTCCTCCACCCAGTAGGATTCGATGATGGGGATTTTTGCCATGAGCCTTATTGCGGGAAGTTCGCGCACAAGTTGGAAAGGATCTCCGAACGCAGCGCTACGAGTTCCGGATATTTATAGAAAAACAGAATCTTCTGTTCGGCGATCGTGTCGCCTGCGGGTTTCGGGCTGAAGATGAAGAACGCCCAACTTTCAGCGATATCCTCTTCGGAGTTCGTGGCGGCGTAGTCGGTCAGGAACCGATCCTGATATTTTTGATAGAACGCGTCCTGTTTTTCGAGACGGGTATCCTCATCCTCTTCGAGGTTGATCTCGTTCCACTCTTCGCGGAGTTCATCCCAGAATTGATGGTAAAAATCGTCAACATAGGAATCGGCATCCGCGCAGCCCTCGCCGGGGAAGTAATTGGGGCAGGCCGATACCTCCTGAAGGTAGATATTGTTATCTTCCGGGTTGTTGAAAACGGCAAGACTAGGTGTGACCTGATCAGGTCCCAGAGTGAGCAGGTGAGCAAACTCATGAACGAGTGTATAGGTCAGGTTTGCGCGGTTTGCGATATCGGCAATATCCACATTCAATTTCCACACAGCCGGGTCCGATTCGGTCTGCACAACGGAGGCAAGCGTGTTGTCCGCACCGTCGGTGGTGATGGCGAATTCGCCGATCATGCCGCGGTTCTCGGCAGGGATGAGCGCGATGAAATAATTCCAGATCTCAAGATGCGCGGCTTCATCCTCCTGTTTATCCTGCAATTCAGAAGGAACATCCTCAAAAGCAGGCTCGGAAATTTCATCCCCGTTCACGATATAGTTGACCAGGGTCACTTCGTCATCGGTTGCTTCGGATCCTTCCCCTTCAAGGGGTGCTGTGGCGATCTTGAGTATTTCCTCGGCGACCGCCGGGCATGAGCCGCCTTCCCCTGCAGCCGGTTCAAGGTCCTGAGCCGGGGCTTCTTCCGTGACCTCCGCGGATTCTTCCGAGAAAAATTCCTCCCCTTCGTAATCATCGAATTCGGCGCCTGTATCAACCCCGCAACCAAGAACGAATAAAAACGCCGCGGATAAAACCAACAACAACTCTAACCGGGTCATCAAAAACTCCTCATAAGATTTTTCCAAGGATAACACAGGGAATTGGCGCTCGAGCGCACTTCTTAGTTATTTGACGAACATGTCCCCTTCAGGATCTCGCTCCGGATCCGGACCAGTTCCGGGTATTCGTAAAAGAAGCGGATCTTCTGCTCCCGAATGGAATTCCCCATCGGTTTCGGGCTGAAAACAAAATAAGTGAACGACTCGGCAATATCCTCGGTGGGATGCGTGACGGCGTAATCGCCCACGAATTGGTCGCGATGAGTTCGATAGAAATCATACAAGGCATTGTAATAATTCACATTTGCGTCCGACTGGTATTGAATGGCGTCGACATCCTCCCACTCGTCATTGATGCCTGTCCAGAAGCGTTTATAGAATGCATGAATGTACGAATCGGGGTGGCTGCATCCCATACCGGTGAAGTAACTGGGGCAGAGAACCGCTTTCTCGGTTTGCAGCACCAGGCTGTACGGGTCGTTCGCCAGGTCTTGATCCGGTGTAACCTGCGAAGAATCTAGGGTCAGCAGGTGGGCATATTCGTGGATCAACGTAAAGATGAAGGCATCCTTGTTTTCGAGATCGGCGATATCGACTTCGAGTTTCCAGGACGAGATATCGTCCTGAATCACATCCACAGCGGCGAGCGTGTTATCCACCCCATCGGTAAAAACGTTGAACTGCGCCACCATCTGGCGATTCCCGGGGGGAATCAATTCGGTGAACACTTCCCAGGCGTGATTTTGCAGGGAGAGGTCATTCTGTTCATCCTTCAAATCCGCTGGAACGGATTCGAACACCGGGTCTGTGATGACATTCCCTTCGACTCGATACAATGCCAGATTGTAAACATCGGGTTCCTCGAACTCCTCGACGCCAGCAAAGTCATAGACATCCCCCTGCCCGCCTGCAATGATCCGTTCCATGGATCGCGCGCAAACGGAATAAAATTCGACCCCCAAGACGGGAGTGTACTGCCTGCCGAGATATATTCCCAGCGCCAGAAAGACGACCAGAACAACCAGGGCGATCAGAAAGTTGGGATTTTTATACATATCGACTCTAAGAGTACGCGCATCAATTCACAGGGAAGGTGATCCAGCCCGCATCCAAAAAATACAGGTAAAGATATCCGAACAACAGGATCATCCACAACGCCAGTTGGATCTGGTCCATCAGGTTCTCCCACGAGATGGAAAGATTGTCCTTGATGGTCTGGACGATGCTTTCCAGGTTATCCAGCTTGGCGCGGACGCTGTCCTTCCAATCCTTCAAGTAAAGTTCGGATTGGATGGCTTCGTAAAGTTTTGCGGTATACCAATCACCGATCAGCAGCAGGGTCTGCTCGGTGCGCTCGAAATCCAGCATCACCTCGAGCTTGTGCTCCGCGATCTGTCGGATCAACCCGCGGGTGGCGCGCGGACGGCGCCGGTTTTGAAAGAACGATTCATTGATCTTATCGAGCAGCTGTTCGATGGAATTGTCGAGCATGCGGTAACGCAGCAATTGATAGTTGCCGATCTTCAACAGGACAATATCGGATTCATAATCCGCATTCGGGGCGATGATGACGGCACCCTCCCAATCCACCAACGTGAGTTCGGTGGCGGAATACCGGGTGCGTGACATCACGATCTCGTCGATTTCGTTCTTGTCGAAAGTATCCCTCTGTGAACGGATAAACCGTGAGATCTCGAGCGCATTTCGGTCGATCCATTTGTCTGGTGTCTGCTTGATCGCGTCCACCAACAGGATCGTATATTCCTCGAACAACCCGCTCTGGCGATATTCCACCGGTATATATTTACTCTTCAAAGTATCTTCGATCTTTATCCTCTCCTGCAATGCCGCAGAATCGAACGGGTCCTTCAATGAAAAACGCGCCTCCACCATCTGCGCTTGTTCGTCGTATTGATGGCGCATCACAGAAATGGCGTATCCTTCGATCAACACCGTCTCATCGCCAAGGCTGACCACGTCGATATCCACCGGCTGAAAGTATGGCGCGTCCTTCAACCCCTTGATGGACTCTTTTAAGGGCGCAACTTTGGTTTCAGTGTCGGGAAAAGCGATGAGATAACAAATTTCCATCCCGTAAGTGTAGCATGGAAAATTCTACTTTTGCCCCCATGCAAAATACGTCGGCACATACAACACACGCCCTCCCTTCGCCCAGGCTTCATCATCCAATGCTTTCATTTTTTGGATTTCCTCCCCGGAAACGACTTCGCCCAAATCGGCGTTGATCACCGCCCATTCCATCTCCCGCTCCCGGGCAGACGGCTCATTGACTCCGCCTTGAATGGTTCCCGCTTCTTTGAGTTGGATCCCGGCCTGAAAGAAAGTCTCCGCAAGTTTTGCGCCGAATCCCGGATCCGCGCCCTGACGTTTTAACGCGTCTCTCTGCCACTCCCCCAGTGGACGTAATGCGTCAGGCTTGTCCACTCGCGCATAATAATCCGGTTCTGCCAATGCAAGGATGTGACCGCCGCGTTTCGTCACACGCTTCATTTCGAGCACAGCTTGCAACGGGTCTTTCACCCACAACAAGTAGTAATGGCAAAAGACAATATCGAATAAGTTGGAATGATATGGAAGGGAAAGCCCGTTTCCGCAAGTCAATGAAGCCGCTGGAGCGTTGACCGAAGCCTGGGTCAACGCGATAGGATTCAGGTCCAAGCCGTGAGGCGGGGCGGGGGTTTCGAGTCCGCACAGGATGGCGCCCGTGCCGCATCCAACTTCAAGCACGTGTTTCGCTTTCTTTAGTCCCGCCTTGTCAAAAAGATAAGCAGACAGGTCACGAGTCCATGCGGCTTGCTGGAGGTATCGAGCGTGCCAGTTCATAAATTGCTCAGGCGGCGTCCCCGCCGCCGGGGCCTGCGGCGGGAGAAAATCAACGATAGATGCTTTCCCAATTGTCTTCGAGCAGATTGCCAAGGACGTTTTCCGCCATGCCCTGCGCGGGAAGGACATCGCCGTCGGGTTCGACATATAACCAGGCTTTGCCCGCACCGGTGGGAACTCCATCCTCCTCAGTTTCGAGCGCGACAGGATTCTGAGCCGAGTACGGGACGGGCAGATCGAAATTGACCTTGATATTGAGGTCGGCGGCTTTTTGGGTGACCGCATCGAGTTCATTTTTCAAAGAAAGGTCTGCAAGGCTGAATGAAATGCTTTTGACCTGAAGCGCGGCAAGTTTCTCGAGCGTTGCGGTGATATTGGCGGCAATTTGTTTATTGATGGTGATATGAACGGTGACGAAAAGGTCATCGGGCATGATGGCTTCAAGCGCCTGCCATGACCTTTCATTTTCAGGTTGGAGCAGGAAGAGCAAATGGTCAAGCCCGGTTTGCAAAAGCAATTGACGATAATCCTTGTCGGCGAGTTTCAAGCCGTCGCTGAGCAAGCCGCAGACTTGACCGTTCTTTTCGGCATGGGCGATGAGTTCGGGCAGGTCTTCGCGCAAGGTGGGTTCGCCGCCCGTGAAAGTGACATGCGGGACTCCCATGCGCCAGGCGGTATCTAGAATGGATTTCCATTCATCGGTGGTCAATTCGCGGTCAACGCGTTTGACAGGCGCATATTCCGCTTGAGTGTCTTCCGGGAGTCTATACGTCAACGCACAGTCCAGGCGGAGCGGGGCGGGCAAGTCTGCTGAATGGGGAGAAACTCTTTCGAATCCCAGATAGGAAACGGGGTCGACATCCTGCGATGTGACAAGAGTTTCGATGCGGTCGAGAAAATCCTGGTAATCTTCGAGCGCGATGTTTTTCCTGACACGATAGCGGGAGGCGATCTGTTTTGCGGCTTCGGCAGGCTCGGTGCCTTTGATGAAGTGATAGGCATATTCCGCGGCAGTCGGGTTGAGGTGCAATACCGTGGCGGCGTTGACGATGAACACGCCGGAACCATCCCCGCGCAGGCGGAGATGGACGCGGTACGGTTTTTTATCCGCCGATTCAGATTGCAGGTGATGCATTCCTTCGGGCAGGGGCGTGACCTTTGCGAAACGGTCTGCAAGACGATTGAAGATATTCATGATGCCTCCAAATGGATGACAGGAAGGTCCACAAGATTCGATTTCCGGTAACCCTCCGCCGTGAGCGGACAGCCGCCGCCGCATTCAGCGACGACAGGACAGCCTGCGCATTTGGCAGGCAGGTTCTGCCGCTCGCGCAGCTGGACAGAAAGTTTGTGATTCCAGATCGAGTCCCAGGAGTCAGCCAGCATATTGCCGAGGGGATGATAATAGGATTGGCAGGGTAAAACGTTTCCATTCGACTCAATGCACATGCTGTATAACGCGGCAGTACAACCTTTGACTCCCAGGTTATTGGCGGTCGGGTCGAATTGACAATACTGCGTCGGCGTATACCAGATGAGGCGTTGCCCGCGTTGGCTGGTCTTCTGCGTGGCGATATCGAGGATGGGTTGGAGTTCGCTCTCTTTGAGCCCCGTTCCCACTGTGATCCCGCTACCTGAATAAATAAGCGCATTCAAACCGACGGTCGGCACGCCGAGGTCTGCCAGAAAATCGAGCGTGGCGGGGATGCTGTGGACATTCGTCCTCAGCATGGTGGTATTGGTCATCACATAAAGCGGCGAACGCAGGACGTTGTTCAACCCTGCGATCGTCTGGCGGAATGCGCCTTTGGCGCGCATCATCTCGTCGTGGATCTCGGGCACGCAGGACTCAACCGTGATCTGCACATGGTCGAGACCGGCATCTACCAGTTCTTTGACGTAATCCATGTCCATCAATCGGCGGGCGTTGGTGTTGAGTCCGGTGATCTGTCCGTTCGATTCGGCATGGCGGATCAACTCTGGGAGGT
This portion of the Anaerolineales bacterium genome encodes:
- a CDS encoding DUF456 domain-containing protein; translated protein: MDPKTLELFLQVFFEVITFAVLVFGLLGLLIPVFPGLTVMWLAILVYAIIQASLDNMTWVGWLLFVLITLLMIGGNVADNFIIAKHMRDKDIPWSSILWSFAAGIVVSLFFTPIMGIIASPVALFLAEWRRLKVRDTALANTKAWMTGWGWAIAARMGIGVVMIIFWGLWAWTTA
- the serS gene encoding serine--tRNA ligase; amino-acid sequence: MLDINLLRETPEIVRKALTDRQDDPARVDSILQLDEKRRSLLSQVEQLKAERNTVSKEIGKMKDEAERQSKIEAMRLVGDKIAELDKDVTGVESELNYLMSTLPNIPDPRTPIGKDDSENPVIKTVGEPRRFDFKPLPHWDLGPALGIIDFERGTKLTGSRFYILQKAGARLQRALIAWMLDLHVRQGYQEEYLPFMVKTATVYGAGQLPKFADNLYKDHEEDYYFVPTAEIPLTGLHMDEILNEAELPKLYTAYTPCFRREKMSAGRDVRGIKRGHQFDKVEMYVYCKPEESEAMHQKMLKDAEETCARLEIPYRVKQLCTGDIGFGATITYDLELWAPGCDEWLEVSSVSNDTDFQARRSNIKYRPADGGKVRFPHTLNGSGLGLPRTMIAVMENYQQADGSIVVPDVLRPWMGGIDVITP
- a CDS encoding YgiT-type zinc finger protein; amino-acid sequence: MNNPGDELIPCNECHAGVFRPRHVTYFTWLGGELITVPHFPAWVCDVCGRCEYDERAIQWLNILLDPNAGKPTSQNRRTPPRPLPQSGIRPPMPKS
- the lepB gene encoding signal peptidase I, whose protein sequence is METLEQVTTEEAAQTQEGTHWKRFVRDMLETLLLAVVLFVGINAVSARVRVDGYSMRPTLEDGEFVLVSKLSYRFGEYERGDIIVFHFPLNPKEELIKRVIGLPGDQVKVEGNQVYVNGQVLNEEYIFEAPLYSGEWTVTDGFLFVLGDNRNNSNDSKDWGLLPQENVVGRAVLIYWPPPMWSVLEHTAASASQ
- a CDS encoding dual specificity protein phosphatase family protein — translated: MAKIPIIESYWVEENLFLAGEYPGSFNPDEARKKIDSFLESGIRTFIDLTQPHELVPYESILKEEARIYECKTEYHRISIRDGSIPSAQTMGLILDTIDSAIEDNSPVYVHCWGGVGRTGTVVGCYFVRRGMSAKQALERLDVLYKTRPRDIFLRTSPETQEQFDFVRNWRESPAP
- a CDS encoding class I SAM-dependent methyltransferase, translating into MNWHARYLQQAAWTRDLSAYLFDKAGLKKAKHVLEVGCGTGAILCGLETPAPPHGLDLNPIALTQASVNAPAASLTCGNGLSLPYHSNLFDIVFCHYYLLWVKDPLQAVLEMKRVTKRGGHILALAEPDYYARVDKPDALRPLGEWQRDALKRQGADPGFGAKLAETFFQAGIQLKEAGTIQGGVNEPSAREREMEWAVINADLGEVVSGEEIQKMKALDDEAWAKGGRVLYVPTYFAWGQK
- a CDS encoding radical SAM protein encodes the protein MNIFNRLADRFAKVTPLPEGMHHLQSESADKKPYRVHLRLRGDGSGVFIVNAATVLHLNPTAAEYAYHFIKGTEPAEAAKQIASRYRVRKNIALEDYQDFLDRIETLVTSQDVDPVSYLGFERVSPHSADLPAPLRLDCALTYRLPEDTQAEYAPVKRVDRELTTDEWKSILDTAWRMGVPHVTFTGGEPTLREDLPELIAHAEKNGQVCGLLSDGLKLADKDYRQLLLQTGLDHLLFLLQPENERSWQALEAIMPDDLFVTVHITINKQIAANITATLEKLAALQVKSISFSLADLSLKNELDAVTQKAADLNIKVNFDLPVPYSAQNPVALETEEDGVPTGAGKAWLYVEPDGDVLPAQGMAENVLGNLLEDNWESIYR
- a CDS encoding radical SAM protein, with the protein product MLTDLFNRQSKIEYPKSGLHHYTRENGPEKSRIHLRIDPGGDGTLIVNANSVMHLNPTAAFMAWLILEGKTKEERIFALCSRYSVSKKQAENDLSNFNIQLDELIRPDGACAIHDLELEMDMPFSARPTAPYRMDLAVTYRCNNDCAHCYNARERNFPELTTGQWFKILDQLWALGVPHVVFTGGEATLRNDLPELIRHAESNGQITGLNTNARRLMDMDYVKELVDAGLDHVQITVESCVPEIHDEMMRAKGAFRQTIAGLNNVLRSPLYVMTNTTMLRTNVHSIPATLDFLADLGVPTVGLNALIYSGSGITVGTGLKESELQPILDIATQKTSQRGQRLIWYTPTQYCQFDPTANNLGVKGCTAALYSMCIESNGNVLPCQSYYHPLGNMLADSWDSIWNHKLSVQLRERQNLPAKCAGCPVVAECGGGCPLTAEGYRKSNLVDLPVIHLEAS